CATCGGTATTAGGCCTAATTTTTGAAAAAATTAATGGCTATAAAGACGGATCATTTTTTACACCTGGCTTTATAACTATGTATATGTGTCGGGAAACGATTAGACGAGCAGTTGTACATAAATTTAATGAGCTTAAAGGATGGAATTGTTCAGATTTAGATCAACTTTACGATAAAATTGAGGATAAAGTTGAAGCGAACCAAATTATCAATAGTTTGAGAATATGTGATCCTGCTGTTGGTTCAGGCCACTTTCTAGTATCTGCTTTAAATGAAATTATTAGTATTAAGAACGATCTAAAGATTCTTTTTGATCGAACTGGTAAAAGGCGACTTCGCGATTATCATATTGAGGTTCTGAATGACGAGCTTATTATAACTGACGAAGATGGCTCGCTTTTTGAATATAATTTCAATAACCTCGAGAGCCAACGAGTTCAGGAGGCTATTTTTCATGAAAAACAAACGATAATTGAAAACTGCCTCTTCGGTGTTGATTTAAACCCGAATTCGGTAAAAATTTGTCGATTAAGATTGTGGATTGAATTATTAAAAAACTCTTATTATACCCCTTTAGGTAATACAGTTCTTCAAGAACGAGCTTTAGAAACACTTCCTAATATTGATATCAATATCAAGTGGGGTAACTCTCTTATCAGCCGATATACATTGGATGCTGATTTAAGCCAAGCCTTAAAAAAGAACAAATTATCGATTGAAGATTATAAAGCTGCTGTTCAGACCTATCGAAATGCAGAAAATAAAGAGCAAAAACGTGAAATGGAACGATTGATCAATAGGATCAAAAGTGATTTTCGTACAGAAATAAGTAATAATGATCCTAAGAAGAAAAAGCTATCTAAGCTAACTGGTGAGTTTTTTAACATTACTCAAAGTCAATTATTTGCACCAAGTAAAACAGAAGCAAAGCTGAATAAGCAGAAGCAAGAAAAGCTTAAAAAGGAAATTACTCAACTCACTACATATATCGAAGAAGTGAAAAACAATAAAATGTTTGAAACTGCATTCGAGTGGCGGTTTGAATTTCCAGAAATATTGAATGATGATGGTGACTTCGTTGGTTTTGATGTTCTTCTAGGCAACCCACCCTATATTCAGCTACAAAAATTGGGGCAAGAGAGTGAAAATCTGCAAAAGGTTGGCTATCAGACATTTGAGTCGATGGGGGATATTTATTCTTTGTTTTATGAGAATGGTTGGAATGTACTTAAAGAGAAAGGAATCCTCTGCTTCATCACATCAAATAAATGGATGAGAGCTGGGTATGGGGTATCAACAAGAGGTTTCTTTGGTGAAAAGACAAGCCCGCTTCTACTTATTGATTTTGCAGGGCAAAAAATATTTGAGTCTGCAACTGTTGAAACAAATATCCTGATGTTTTCTAAGGAGAAAAATCAAGGAAAAACGATTGCATGTATAGTGAAGGAAAATGTGTTAAATAATATGAGCGATTACGTTCGACAACACGCCACGACTACCTCCTTTTCCGGGAGCGAAAGCTGGGTAGTGCTGAGCGAAATTGAGCAGCGGATTAAGGCTAAGATTGAGGCCGTAGGAACACCCCTCAAAGATTGGGATATCGCCATCAACTACGGTATAAAAACTGGTTTCAATGACGCCTTTATCATTGATGGTGCTAAACGGGCAGAACTATTAAATGAAGATCCAAAATCCGCCGAAGTTATTCGACCGATACTTAGAGGGCGTGATATTAAGCGGTACTCTTATGAATTTGCTGACTTATATCTTATAGCTACTTTTCCAAGTTTAAAACTGGATATTGAGCAGCAATATCCAGCTATAAAAGGGCATTTATTAAGTTTTGGTAGAGCCAGATTGGAACAATCTGGAGGATCAGGAGCCCGTAAAAAGACTAATAATAAATGGTTTGAAACACAAGATAGTATAAGCTATTGGGAGGATTTTAATAGACAGAAAATTGTTTGGGGAGAAATATCTGATAAAACCAAGTTTGCTATAGACTTAGAAGGTAAGTATATGAATGAAGCAACAACTTTTTTAATGGTTGGCGAATCACTTATTTATCTAGTTGGATACCTAAACTCAAAACTATCAGAATACCTTTTTTCAAAGATTGGGACTACTACAGGGGTTGGAACGATCCGATGGAAAAAATATACTATTGAACAAATGCTCATCCCTAGACTAGAGCCATCCAAGGAAAACGAATATCAAAAGAGAGTGTTAGGGGCTTTAAATTGCATTACTCTTGGAAAAGACTACAGCTTACTAACTAGTGAACTCGATAAGCTAATTTATGAACATTTAGAACTTACACCAGAAGAAATAGAGTTTATTGAATCTGGGAATGCTGAGACTGCTCAATAAACTCTATTTCTTCTGGAGTTAAAGAATATAATTGAAATATCATTTCATTTAACAACTGCTGTTCCTGCTTAACAGACTCGCCTTTACCTACTTTTTCAATCAGTCTTTCTGCTTGATCAAGAATGCCTTGTTGAAGAGGGGCTGCAATAAGAGGGACTGGGAGTTGCTCAATAAACATAGGCTTGTACTCAAAATATCCTCCATTCCTTGTAACTCCTAGCTTTCTTATATAGTAATCAGCAACTTCGGAATTCAATATTGCCAGTAAGTATTTGCTTGCTGGTACTATCATAGGACAAGGAGCATTAACAAATAAACCTTCTTCAGCTATAGCATACGAGGCACTCAAATTAAGATTACCCCAAACAATTTTCTGTCTATTAAAATCCTCGATATAAGCACAGTTGCGAAGATTGTATGGGGTTAAGCCTTTGTCAAGCCGTTTTTCCAACTCTGGCCAGAACTTATCTAAATGTCTTTTTATAGCTGGGTAGTCACTGATAATGATCGGCCTTATACCTTTCTCCTTTATCCCATTATGGATGTTTATCAGCCATAAATCAGCAAAATCATACCCATATCGTTTTATATCTCTGCCACGTAAAATCGGTCGAATAACTTCGGCGGATTTTGGATCTTCATTTAATAGTTCTGCCCGTTTAGCACCATCAATGATAAAGGCGTCATTGAAACCAGTTTTTATACCGTAGTTGATGGCGATATCCCAATCTTTGAGGGGTGTTCCTACGGCCTCAATCTTAGCCTTAATCCGCTGCTCAATTTCGCTCAGCACTACCCAGCTTTCGCTCCCGGAAAAGGAGGTAGTCGTGGCGTGTTGTCGAACGTAATCGCTCCTTTATTGTATAAAAATATGGTTTGCTTTTTTATAGATAATTTTGGTTTAAATCAAACACCCAATTTTCACTATATAATCCAATAACCAATGATTTACGGATACATCCGCGTTAGTACCGATAAGCAAACAGTCGAAAACCAACGCTACGAGTTAAACCAGTTTTGTGAGAAGAGTGTACTAGTAATTGATAAATGGATTGAAGAAACTATCTCCGGCTCGAAGAATCTGCAAGACCGAAAACTTGGGAAGCTCTTAAAAAAAATGAAAAAAGGAGATGTTCTTATTTGTTCCGAACTATCAAGACTTGGACGTAACCTATTGATGATCATGGGGATTTTAAATGAATGTATGAACCGAGATATCCAAGTTTGGACAATTAAAGACAATTATCGCCTTGGTAGCGATATTAACTCTAAAGTGTTAGCATTCGCTTTTGGGCTTTCTGCCGAAATAGAGCGAAATCTTATTTCACAGCGTACGAAAGAAGCATTGGCTCGAAAAAAAGCGGAAGGAGTAATCTTAGGTCGCCCAGTAGGGAGTAAATCTTCTAAAACCAAACTTACTGGTCATGACAAAAAAATCAAAGACTTACTGGACAAGCGTGTTTCCTACAGCGCCATTGCACGAATACTTGGTGTACACAGATTAACTGTGGCTAGTTATGCTACACAACATGGACTGAAGAACTAATAATCTAATAATGTATTTTCGGCAAGCAATTATTTCAATTGCTTGCTTTTTTTCTTCATTGAGGCCCGCCAAACCATCGATTACTGTGCTTTTAGGCCTAGGACATTATGATCGTTTACTGATTAAAGGAGCCCAATAATGAAATATCTCTTTCGCAGACCTATAAGAGGTAGTGGCGATAAAAAGTACCTGCAAAGAGAGTAATGGGGATTTATTAACCGATTAATGGAACCAGTCCAAGGGTATATGTGGCCTTGTATGTTGGTATGGCCGACTTGCGGTCCAAGATTCTATAATTGTAAATGGGCCGGATTTTCCTTTCAACGTTTTGACAAAATCAACCGCTTCATCTTTGGTATCAAATGAAGGTACCCAAGGATATCGACCGTTCTGTGGATCATTTACCCAAAAAGGCATTAATTCGTAGTGAACATCATTACCAAAACTGCCACCATTGTTTAAAATTCTGTAAACTTGGTATATTGAGATCATGTTTGTAATAGTGGATTAATACTCTAATTTAATGAAATAATGCATCTAGACAAAACGAAGCTTCTTCCACTCATTGAAAAAACCAAGACTTTAAACACAAAGTCTCAGTACAATTTTGCAGTCCCTTCTAAATCTAATGTATCTAAACATACTGCTGAGGATCAGCTTCGTACGCTGCTTTCTGGATTGTCGGGATGGTTAAATAAACATCCAAATCTTGTTAACGGATCAACTTACGGCCGGAAATTAGCGGAATTGAAGAGTAGGCTTCCTGACAAAAAAACTTACCATTACGGCTCGGGCCTTTCCGATAGTGATACGGAAGCAATAAGGTCTGAATTACTGACCCTCTTAAAAGCAATCGATCGTGAGAATAAATCCATTTTTATTGTTCATGGGCGTGATCATGATATGCGTGAGAAGGTGCAAAGTGCCTTGCGGGGTTTAGGCCTTGCTACTGTTGTGCTCGACAGAGAAGACGATTTAGGGCAAACGGTTATTGAAAAATTCATTAAAGAATCAGCACGATGTGAATATGCTGTTGTCCTCTGCTCGGCCGACGATGAAGGGCGATTGCGCACTAAAGCGCGTTCTTCTAAAGATGCTCCCTCACCACGCCCACGTGCTCGGCAAAATGTAGTATTAGAGTTAGGGTATTTTTTGGCTAAAGTGGGACGTGAAAATCTGTTCGTTCTACATCCAGAAGAATCCATAGAACAACCGAGCGATTTTCTGGGTGTTATCTATGAGAAGTATGATAAAGCTGGGCAATGGAAAGACAAATTGGTGCGAGCTTTAAGAGGTTCGGGGTTTAAGATTCCCCAAAAGCTTGCTGAGCGCATCTAAATAAATTGCTTTTCCATCTGGCAAAGGACCGAATTCCTTTGATCTACATCTCAGTACAGTTTGAGGCTACGGATAGGTTCGAAAACCACTTTGGGTGTAACCCCTGTGTAACCCCACGATATAACCTCCAATCATTATCAGCTAATTAACTAGTTGATTAAAATGGTGGGCCCGGCCAGACTTGAACTGGCGACCAGACCGTTATGAGCGGCCCTGTTGGACTTTATCACAATTTTATACCGATTGCTAGTTGTTTTATAATCAGATATTTATTCAATGTTTCTCCAAATCGAGTTTGCTTGAAGTTCATCCAAATTGACCTATACTGTAACCCCGGCGTAACCCCATATATCTAGTGGAGGAATGGATGGGCCAAAAGGTGAATTTTACAAAGGCTGCCATCGAAGCGGCCAATGCTCCCAAAAAGACCCGTCTTGTATTACTGGATACAAAAGTTGTTGGCCTGCAATGCCGAGTAAGTCCAACCGGTGTGAAAACCTTCAGCGTGTTTCGACGAATAAAAGGCGGAGCCCCTGAACGAGTGACGCTGGGTCGGTATCCCGATCTTTCAATTGAGAATGCGCGTAAGATGGCACTCGCGGTAAATGCTGAAATTGCTTCAGGGGCAAATCCCGCCCAAGTGAAACGAGTACATAAAGCGGAACTAACCTTTAAAGAGCTTTTTGATCGTTATCTGGATGGCCATGCCAAGTATAAAAGCCGAACCTGGAAAAAAGATGAGGGCAGATATCAATGCTACTTGGACAAGCCACTAGGTCATAAGCGTCATTCGGAAATAACAAAAGCGGATATTGCTACCATCCATGCCCGAATTACGAAACAGCCAGCCAAAGGCAAAAAAGATGGAGAGGGCAAACCTAAACTAAAAAGCGGTGCAACGGCCAATCGGATTTTAGATTTGGTATCGGCTGTTTTTAATTGGGGAATAAGCGTTGGCCTCTGTGAGGAGAATCCGGCAAAAGGTGTAAAACGGAATGCTGTCCGTAGCCGAGATCGTTTTTTACAAACCGATGAACTCCCTCGATTTTTTGAAGCGCTCTATCAAGAGCCAAATTCAACCATCCGTGACTATGTTTTACTTTCTCTTTTGACAGGAGCCAGACAAGCAAACGTATTAGCCATGCGCTGGGATGAACTTTCATTTGCGCGAAAAGAGTGGAGGATTCCTCGGACTAAAAATGGCGATCCGCAAACCGTAATGTTAATTGATGAAGTGATTCGAATATTAGACGCACGTAATGATAAGGGTTCTCTATTTGTCTTCCCTGGTACTGGTAAAAAGGGCCACTTGGTTGAGCCGAAGAAAGGGTGGAGCCGAATACTGAAACGGGCTGGTATTGATAACCTGCGGCTGCATGATTTAAGACGCACGTTGGGAAGCTGGCAAGCAAAAACAGGGGCATCCCTAATTATTATTGGAAAATCGCTCAATCACAAATCGTTGGCGGCAACTCAGGTCTATTCCCGCCTGGATAGTGATCCCGTGCGACAGTCTGTCGAGAGAGCAACCGATGCGATCCTGGAGGCTGGAGGAATAAAAAGTAAGCCAGCATGAAACCTTGGCTTTTAACCCAGCTTATCGGTTCTTGTTTGTTATTGATCAATCCCGTTTTTGATTGACGTTAGGTATTTATTCCTTCTATCATGACTATATTCCTACTTCATGTAGATTGATATTTTCAGATAGGGGAAGCCATGCCGACGACAAATGAAACACTGTTAGACCGCAAAGAAGCCGCTAAATACCTCCGTATTTCTCCAAACACGTTAGCCGTGTGGGATTGCACAAAACGCTATGATTTGAAACCGCTCAAAGTGGGCCGTGCTGTCCGCTATCGCCGGTCGGAGTTGGACAAGTTCATTGAACGCCAACTTCAGCAGTAAATAACTCCCCATTCATTCCCATCATTTTTTAGGAGATCGCCCGTGAACATTGATCAGGCGAAAGCGGTAGCTATTGTCGAAATTTTAGCCCGATTGGGCATTCACCCCAAACGAACAACGACGGGGAAAGTACTTTACCTATCCCCCGTGCGGAATGAAAAAACACCCAGTTTTTGGGTCGATACCAAAACAAATCGTTGGCACGATTACGGCGATGGGCGAGGAGGAGACGTTGTTGATTTAGCCACAGCCTATCTGCAATTCACGCGGGAAGCGCATACCGTTTCGGATGCCTTGCGCTGGATTGGCAACATGGGCGTTGCTGCGTATGCGATTACCCCCATTTATCGGCCTGACGAGCACCAGCATCATGATGCATCATTGGTTCTGAAATCAAAACGATCTATTCAGCATGTAGGGCTGATGCATTATCTGGATAAGCGTGGTATTCCACTTTCTGTTGCCCATCGCCATCTCAAGGAACTTCGCATTCAGAATACGCGGACGAATAAGTACTTTACCGCGCTTGGTTTTCCCAATGAAGACGGTGGCTTTGAACTCCGCAATCCCTTCTTTAAAGGCTGTTTACGCCCGAAAGCGATCAGTTTTATACGGGGAAAAGTACCCAAACCGGAAGGTATTCATCTCTTTGAAGGCTTCATGGATTATCTGTCAGCCATCAGCCAGTTGCAGGGCAGCAGCTTTGCCGACGATGCCATCATTCTCAATTCGCTTTCCTGTCTAAAACAAGCCATTCCCTATATGCAGAATTACGGTTACCGCATCGCGTATAGCTGGATAGACAACGACGAGGCTGGAATGAAAGCGACCAACGTTATCACTGAATTCTGTCAGACGCAGATCGATCTGCGGCATATGCCAATGAACAAGGTCTATGCTCCGCACAAGGATGTCAACGCGTGGCATATGCACAAACTCAACTTGACGCTGTAAAGAGAGGTAAGAATGTCACAACTGGCCATTCAATCGCTGTTTACGGTCAACGAAGTTGAGATCAGCTACCGTAACAAAACACCGTATCAGGATCGGATTCAGATTACCCGGTCCGCAACGGCTTATGAAGTCCTACGCACGGCTTGGGACGAAAATAAACTCGAACTGCTGGAACAGTTCAAGATTCTGTTGCTAGATCGGAAGAATAATTGCTTAGCAATCTCCGACATCGCCACGGGCGGTATGACCGCTTGCATTGTCGATCCCAAAGTGATTTTTGTGACAGCCCTCAAAGCCAATGCTTGCAGTATTATTTTGGCGCACAACCACCCTTCGCAAAACCTTCAGCCGAGTCCACAGGATTTAGCCTTGACGCGAAAACTATCTGAATGCGGCAAGCTGTTGGACATTGCCGTTCTCGACCACTTGATTGTCACATCGCATAATTATTATTCCTTTGCCGATGAGGGCTGTATGCCACGCTAACAGTCACCGGTTCAATTTTCATTCTGCCAAAAGCCAGAGTTACTTGTGGGTCTATACCCGACGCCACTCATTCCACCAACCACAATTTTCGCCAAGCCTTCGGCTTTCCCCGCCCGACCAAAATTCTGGTTGGTTCTCTCGCTAAGCCGCCGTGTTCTTTCATTCCCTGTAACCCCAACCATTGGAGCATGATACATGACCAAACCGATTACCCGCAAAACCTCATCAAGCCCTGCCGAACAGCCTCAACAAGATATTTACGCTCGTGTTACGGCTAAAATCCTAACCGATCTGGAACAAGGTAATCTCTCGTGGCGCAAGCCTTGGCACTCCGAACACATGACTGGTCAGGTCATGCGTCCTCTGCGCTGGAATGATATTCCTTATACCGGCATCAATACGCTCATTCTCTGGAATGCTGCCAGTGAGCAAGGCTTTACCTCTCCCTATTGGATGACTTTCAAGCAGGCCACCGACATGAAAGCCGCTGTCTGTAAAGGTGAGAAGGGCACCCAAATTGTCTATGCCGATAAATTCACCAAAGCAGAGGAAGATAGTAATGGCGAAATTAAATCTAGCCAGATTCCCTTTCTCAAATGCTACACCGTCTTCAATGCGTCTCAGATCGAAGGCTTGTCCGATGGTTTCTATAAAGCACCTGAACCCGTTGTTAAAAATCAGCAAGCGCGTCATCAGGAACTTGAACAGTTCTTTGCGCAGACGAAAGCCGACATTTATACCGGTTCCAAAGCGTGTTACACGCAGAGCACCGACCGCATCCAAATGCCGCCATTCGAAAGCTTTGAAACAGCCATGCGTTATTATGCTGTTTTAGCCCATGAACTCACCCATTGGACAAAAGCGCCTACGCGGTTGAACCGAGACCTTGGCAAAAAGCACTATGGTGATGAAGGGTACGCTAAAGAAGAATTGGTGGCCGAACTAGGAGCCTGCTTCTTGGCGGCTGATCTTGGCTTTGAACCGCAACCGGAAGAACATCATGCGGCTTATATCCAGTCCTGGCTACACGTGCTCAAGGATGACAAACGCTTTGTCTTTCAGGCCGCATCCCACGCGCAAAAGGCGGTTGAATACATTCATGCCCTGCAATGCCCTCGCCCTTGAGTTTCGAGGGCACAAACGATGTGTTGGTTCACGGACGATTTGACAGTTTCTTCAACTGTACCTTTCTTGGGTCGGTTGATAGAGCATGTCAGCTTAGCCCAATTGTCCGTCATGGCGCTTATCCCTCCTTTTTACGAGGTAAAAACGATCTACGACTGCGGCCCAAAATAGACATTGCACATCAATTTATGGCCTTGGAGAGCTGATACGGCCCCTTGCGCTTTGTTCGCTTCCATCATCAACAACACAAGAAAGGAGATTTGATGATGACTAACCAAACCGAAACCCGTTCGACCAAGCCAACCCACACGGTTTATGTTCTCAAACCGCAAGCCGATACTGAGCAAGCTGACTGGATCAGAGTAGGGGCTGCTTGGGAACACGGCGATAAAGATGGCTTGAACCTGTCCTTGAACATCCTCGGCCAGAAAATTCCGGTTGTTGTTCGTAAGAACAAACCGAAAGCCTAATTGCAGCAAAGCCGGAGAGAGATTCTTTCTCTCCGGCTTTGATTTTGCCGAAAAATGAGTATTAAGCACGTATCAATTATCAATACAATCATGCTTGACAATATTACTCTTTCGTCATTAATTGCTTATGAGTCACATCATCCACTTGAAAGTTAAATCGTTTTATTAGGAAGCTCAGAATCGCAGTGGCATGTGGTGTGCGTGCTTCGTTTTCTAAGCCGTATGATTCTAACACCCATACAGGTACCTGACTTACCCAGAATCGGAATTCATCTGAAAAGATTAGTTCGATGGGTACGGCAATATTATTGTCAGATTCGTTTTCTAGGCGGATGGTATTAAATATGCCATTAAATACATCTTCATACTCTTTCCTTGAGGCAAATGGCCCTCGTTGTCTGACTATATAATTTGTCTTGTAATTGAAAATTACATGCTTCATAGCCAGTAAAATGTGCCAATCTAAATATCCTTCATTCCTTAATTCAGTTACTATTTCTTGCCCCCTTTTATCTGCCATCCAACTCCTTATGGTCATTGATATTACCTTGTCAAAATTGTCGTAGCGATTCTTTATATAGGTAAGTGTCTGCTCTTGATTATATAAGGGACTTATTGAATCCTTCCATTGTAATTCTGCTATTTCATTCAGGCTAAAATCATTGTACAGAATTGGTTTAGCAAAAACTGCGCGTTGCGTTTCCTCGAAGGTAGCTTGGCTAAAGAGTTGACGGTATAGCTTTTCGTAAGGCTGGACGATTAGCGTTTTTTCGGGTAATCCACCGTTTTTCAGCTTATCTTCGAATATTTGTTCTTTTGCCTTTATAGGTAACAGGCTTATATTCCGTATTAAGAAATAAGCCATGGTGACGATCTGAACTTGTAGCCACTTTACTTCTTCTGGATCTTTATCGTTAATTGAAGTTAATGTGGGTACAACAACCGTCCAATGTGTACGATTGTTGGATTCGGTTAATTCAAAGTCAACATTTTTGCCTTCATTTTTAACGGAAAGATCAATCTCAATCTTGGTTTTAATCAAATGGAGATCTTCTGGAATCAATTCAACTTGTAAAATCTGGAGACTAGCAACCACTTGCTCAGCGACTGGGGTAGTGTGCCAATCATTGTCAAATCTAATTTGCCATTCACTTCCTTCGGCAAACCAACGGATGGTACGGGTTGGTCCTAAATCACTGAAAGGTTCATCATCCAATTTATTTCTGTGAAAGTGCTCTAATAACTTTGTATCCGAAAAATCATCAAACTGTTTATTTAGTACAGCTCTCATTTCATCTACTGGTACGAACGGATCAAGAGCTGAATTGCATCGCAGTTTGTGGGAAATTAAGTACTGTAATTGGGGAGCGAAGCGCAGCGTTATATACTCAATGGACAAACTATCAGCGAGTGCCTTACCTATTCTAGAAAACTTTCCATGATCGGACTCGAATGCATTAGGGTCAAACTCAATCGAGGCATACACAAACGTGCTGTAACAATCTAAGAAACTAACCCATGCCCCTTGTTTATAATCCGAATGAGCAGCTAGGAAAAAAGCATGACCATAACGCTTCATTAATGCTGGATCATTTGTGTTTGCAGCAAACCAACCAGCCGCTAATGCATACTGTTTAGCCGCTAAGTGCATCCCTAACGCGTCGTATACTTGAGCTATATTAAGACAAGCCAGGATGAAGCCATCGGCTGATTCCTTTTTTGACCAAAGATTTTTGGCCTTATGAAAGTTTTGAAGTGTTCGGATCAACTTATTTGATTCCAGAAAGCTGACCCCTTGCTCAACGTTGCTTTTAGCTCGCTTAAAATCACCTTCTCGCTCACCTACGAACTTACTGAGCCGCTCTGATAGATCAACCAGGATGTCCAGTAGTTTGTCTGGGATTCGGTCCGTAAGCAGACGAACTTGCAAATTCAGCCGATCTTGTAGTTGATATGCCGAATAGAATGGAGCATCGGGCAATAGCTCTATAATTTTGTTGATATATTCAATGACTCGATAACAAGTCCCATCGATATCTTTAATCAAATCACTCGTAAAAGCTAAATTGGCTTTACACTCCAATAAGCCGCATCGGTAATTAGGGTTATGGGTTTTTAATTGCTTATCCAGTAAGGCATTCAGCCGATCAATCCAGTCCTGCCAGTTTTCTTCTAAAAGAGACGTTCCCGAAACGTGTAGCTCCCAAAAAACAACAGCTAATAAAGAAATGGCATCTTCAATATCGCGGATGCTGGTATAAGCTTCTACATCCTCAAAGTAATCGTATAGATAAGCAACACGGTCGCCTAACGAAGCAGTTGGAGTATATCCTTGCGCTACGGAATCAGGTTTTATAATGAGCATGCAGATTTCGTAAGCTGCTTTTCGTTGGGCAAAACGAGGTATCTCATTGAGAGAATAATAATGCTCTAAAATATCAACCCAAAACTCGGTGTCATTATATAAATACAACTTACTGCGGCAGTGATGACTAATATTGACGACTTCATAAAATTCAGCA
This window of the Spirosoma aerolatum genome carries:
- a CDS encoding tyrosine-type recombinase/integrase, with amino-acid sequence MEEWMGQKVNFTKAAIEAANAPKKTRLVLLDTKVVGLQCRVSPTGVKTFSVFRRIKGGAPERVTLGRYPDLSIENARKMALAVNAEIASGANPAQVKRVHKAELTFKELFDRYLDGHAKYKSRTWKKDEGRYQCYLDKPLGHKRHSEITKADIATIHARITKQPAKGKKDGEGKPKLKSGATANRILDLVSAVFNWGISVGLCEENPAKGVKRNAVRSRDRFLQTDELPRFFEALYQEPNSTIRDYVLLSLLTGARQANVLAMRWDELSFARKEWRIPRTKNGDPQTVMLIDEVIRILDARNDKGSLFVFPGTGKKGHLVEPKKGWSRILKRAGIDNLRLHDLRRTLGSWQAKTGASLIIIGKSLNHKSLAATQVYSRLDSDPVRQSVERATDAILEAGGIKSKPA
- a CDS encoding master DNA invertase Mpi family serine-type recombinase — protein: MIYGYIRVSTDKQTVENQRYELNQFCEKSVLVIDKWIEETISGSKNLQDRKLGKLLKKMKKGDVLICSELSRLGRNLLMIMGILNECMNRDIQVWTIKDNYRLGSDINSKVLAFAFGLSAEIERNLISQRTKEALARKKAEGVILGRPVGSKSSKTKLTGHDKKIKDLLDKRVSYSAIARILGVHRLTVASYATQHGLKN
- a CDS encoding toprim domain-containing protein, with the translated sequence MNIDQAKAVAIVEILARLGIHPKRTTTGKVLYLSPVRNEKTPSFWVDTKTNRWHDYGDGRGGDVVDLATAYLQFTREAHTVSDALRWIGNMGVAAYAITPIYRPDEHQHHDASLVLKSKRSIQHVGLMHYLDKRGIPLSVAHRHLKELRIQNTRTNKYFTALGFPNEDGGFELRNPFFKGCLRPKAISFIRGKVPKPEGIHLFEGFMDYLSAISQLQGSSFADDAIILNSLSCLKQAIPYMQNYGYRIAYSWIDNDEAGMKATNVITEFCQTQIDLRHMPMNKVYAPHKDVNAWHMHKLNLTL
- a CDS encoding helix-turn-helix domain-containing protein, encoding MPTTNETLLDRKEAAKYLRISPNTLAVWDCTKRYDLKPLKVGRAVRYRRSELDKFIERQLQQ
- a CDS encoding TIR domain-containing protein, whose protein sequence is MHLDKTKLLPLIEKTKTLNTKSQYNFAVPSKSNVSKHTAEDQLRTLLSGLSGWLNKHPNLVNGSTYGRKLAELKSRLPDKKTYHYGSGLSDSDTEAIRSELLTLLKAIDRENKSIFIVHGRDHDMREKVQSALRGLGLATVVLDREDDLGQTVIEKFIKESARCEYAVVLCSADDEGRLRTKARSSKDAPSPRPRARQNVVLELGYFLAKVGRENLFVLHPEESIEQPSDFLGVIYEKYDKAGQWKDKLVRALRGSGFKIPQKLAERI
- a CDS encoding DUF7149 domain-containing protein gives rise to the protein MSFTPLRPRQVINKAFLKVKPNRLDIEKFKKNLITVLDQIHELESEEFHKNIVSRFLETTYYSPNHYINTKGRNDLVIHNGNTTYTSVGVILEIKKPANKVEMLKLGQLNTKAFQELLLYYLRERITNKNLEIKHIIASNLYEWFIFDGAIFERVFAQNKKLVQRFIDFEEGRLGDRKTEYFYKEIAEPAISAIQITVPFTHFDIRDYDKILRNHDKQDDHKLIALYKLLSPEHLLKLPFSNDSNSLDKGFYSELLHIIGLTETKDGGKKIIERKVAVERNKGSLLENAINQIESLDKMSRLEKPSQFGSTYEECLFNITLELVITWVNRILFLKLLEAQLIKYNSRSTHTKKGDSSYSFLNIGKIKNFDALNSLFFEVLARKPESRDKEYSNIFITVPYLNSSLFEPTDIEHVTIFVSNLRDDYTLPILPSTILKTKEGKKRAGEINALEYFFEFLNAYEFSGEGSEEIQEDNKTLINASVLGLIFEKINGYKDGSFFTPGFITMYMCRETIRRAVVHKFNELKGWNCSDLDQLYDKIEDKVEANQIINSLRICDPAVGSGHFLVSALNEIISIKNDLKILFDRTGKRRLRDYHIEVLNDELIITDEDGSLFEYNFNNLESQRVQEAIFHEKQTIIENCLFGVDLNPNSVKICRLRLWIELLKNSYYTPLGNTVLQERALETLPNIDINIKWGNSLISRYTLDADLSQALKKNKLSIEDYKAAVQTYRNAENKEQKREMERLINRIKSDFRTEISNNDPKKKKLSKLTGEFFNITQSQLFAPSKTEAKLNKQKQEKLKKEITQLTTYIEEVKNNKMFETAFEWRFEFPEILNDDGDFVGFDVLLGNPPYIQLQKLGQESENLQKVGYQTFESMGDIYSLFYENGWNVLKEKGILCFITSNKWMRAGYGVSTRGFFGEKTSPLLLIDFAGQKIFESATVETNILMFSKEKNQGKTIACIVKENVLNNMSDYVRQHATTTSFSGSESWVVLSEIEQRIKAKIEAVGTPLKDWDIAINYGIKTGFNDAFIIDGAKRAELLNEDPKSAEVIRPILRGRDIKRYSYEFADLYLIATFPSLKLDIEQQYPAIKGHLLSFGRARLEQSGGSGARKKTNNKWFETQDSISYWEDFNRQKIVWGEISDKTKFAIDLEGKYMNEATTFLMVGESLIYLVGYLNSKLSEYLFSKIGTTTGVGTIRWKKYTIEQMLIPRLEPSKENEYQKRVLGALNCITLGKDYSLLTSELDKLIYEHLELTPEEIEFIESGNAETAQ
- a CDS encoding TaqI-like C-terminal specificity domain-containing protein: MLSEIEQRIKAKIEAVGTPLKDWDIAINYGIKTGFNDAFIIDGAKRAELLNEDPKSAEVIRPILRGRDIKRYGYDFADLWLINIHNGIKEKGIRPIIISDYPAIKRHLDKFWPELEKRLDKGLTPYNLRNCAYIEDFNRQKIVWGNLNLSASYAIAEEGLFVNAPCPMIVPASKYLLAILNSEVADYYIRKLGVTRNGGYFEYKPMFIEQLPVPLIAAPLQQGILDQAERLIEKVGKGESVKQEQQLLNEMIFQLYSLTPEEIEFIEQSQHSQIQ